GGATAATGAGATCCTGGTTTTTCTATTTCGAATTTCTTATGTTTAGCTTGGTTAACATTGAAAAGTCAAGTGGTGAAAGTCTGTGGTTGGTTGGAGTTTGTTCTTTGTGTGAGCTCTGAAATGGAAgcgattatttttgttttatagcCAGAGATGTACTTCAGATGAACAATGTCGTTGGTTAGTTGTTGATGTGCCACAGTGACACTTGGAAAATTCTCTATAAACTATCAATTTTGAGAAGTTGAACTAGGTTTGAGTCACAAAAAAGAGTTACATTGTGTAGTTTCTTTCGTTCAAGTACTAGGGACTGGAGTTGAATATATTTTCGTTAAGCAGTTAATGTTTTCCTGATTCTAATGCAAAATGCAATCGAAGGTCAGGTTTCAAATCTTCTAGATCTCAACTTCAGTGATAAATACTTCAAATGATTGCACTTGACAACCATTTTGATTCTTTATCTGGGACGTTTCACACTTTTATGTCGCTAAGAATGTGATTACAACAAGtatcttagagcgtccacaatcaCGAGTATAAATGCCAAAATAAATGAAGCATAGTGGGGGGACCTTAAGTATCATCTTTGGCAGGGCACAGATTAAAACTGCGCCTGATGATAGAACGGCCATGTGTTGTTTTAAATAGCGTATCATCAAAGGGTATTTATAAATACAAACGCTTGGGAAATATTCCATCGCGTCTGAATGAACATTAAAAGTGTGCCTACCAAATAGGCGGATCTATGGAGTGCGTCTGGAATGAAAGCTAACTATAGTTTCCTTCCCATTGTGCGGTTTGGCCTAAGATTAAACCTGAAAGCCAAATTTAGCTTTGGCATTTGTGATTGTGGATGCTCTTGGATATTTATGGTTGATGTACATTGTATCATTCTCGAGTGGACaagactaattttttttttcgttttagcAGGAGTTGGTGGTGTGTGTATGATGCAAACCAAATGGAGAGATGAACAACATCCGTCCCTCATTCATTCCATTTCCTCTTTCCTTGccgacaatttgttcaaactaaACTTTGTCCCTATCGGCCCCGTAGGTCCCcctcttttatttatctatttctCAAGTTTAATTGGCTTAGCACTCAGAAATGCAAATATCCACTTGTAGAATTTCATATTTAACTGTGGCGGACTCTCAGTCGCATTCTTATTTCTCACAAAATGGGACTGCAACATCTCTTCCTCCATCTTTAGCAGGTAATCTGATCATTGAACATTGTTCCAGGCTTTCTTGCTTATGGTTGATTGATGTCAATTTGTTTCCCAGAGTGCAGAAGCTGAAGGGGCAGTTTGCGCATTTTTATGTCATTGTCACCCTTCCGACTCAGGAACAAAATGACTCCTTCACCCGCTCATACTTCAAGTAAGCTAAAAGCAGCTGTAACTAATATGATCGTTTATCGTATTGTCTGTATCTAAAGAACATGAGTTTTGATCTTAGGTATGGTATGGAGCTTGGGAAGCCAACTTTTGTGCCGGTTCAAGACTTGGAGATGGGATTTGAGAAGATTGTGAGAATTGCTCATTCTCGTGGAGGTAACCAAATACATGTACTATCTTTCTCAGATATTCTCCAATGAAAGTGTCTGCAATGGTTTTATACTTCTAGTGCAGTTTGCAAGCGACAGGGTGTCATTGCCAAGATAAATGCCGAGGTCAGTTCATTGTTTGATGTTTGCTTGTTGTGTTCTCACTCATATAATTGAAAAGTATACCTGATAAAAGTACTCATCTATTTTTACAAGAGGGAGCAATCAGTTCTAGTGATGGACCAGTTCGTCAAAGTGGTTACCTCAATACCCGGGGTCAACAACCATGATGCTAATACGgtaattattttgtttgaatcCATTGCTCATTATCCTTTTTGTAGTGGAATCCACTATTCGACAACCCGGTCGCTCCTAAATTGTTTTATTTATTGGGTAAATCATGGATTAAACTCGTCTTAGTTAGGAATTCTTTTTACTATCAAGCTTTCTAGATTATGATTCTATTCTACAATAGAATACCTCACCCTTGAATCTTGATGCCTCCTGTAGAGGTAATGGCGGTTTTCTGTGAACTTTATACCTCTACATAATGAGGGCCTGTATGATCTTGGTATATTACTATGCACATTATACTCTACTCCATGAGAAAATAACTGGTCTCCTTTTTTCAGCTCTATGCAGCAATTGGTTCTATACAAGCAATATCCCAAGCATCAAAAAGCCTTATTTTGGAGAAAACAGATCTTTCAGCAGAAAAGGCAGACACAATAACAAGATTTTTTAGGGATCCAAACTATTATCTAAGCGCGAAACTCAATTGATGAAAGGAGCAggtacagaagaaaaaaaaaatccctcttTGAATGTCTCTCTTCATTTGATTCTCTATTTCACTTTTACATTACTTGTTCAATGTTCCATGCTCACAGTCTCTAGTTAAAGCTTTCCACTTGAACACTAACTACTTTGATAATTTTGTATAAGACTCGCACTCAGATTAGATCCTTAGCTGAATGCTGTAGTTTTATAAATTACAATGGAGACTATCTGTTGCAAGATCTCATATGGATCTGGACCGGAATCATCTCCTTTTGCAGTCTTATCTCCAGTGGAGATATCAGATGAAAAGTGTTTTCGGTCCTTCCTTTTTTTACGCAAATATGTACTGCTAGGAACGAACTGGTGTTTCAAAATCAGTGTTTTCAGTGTTACATGGTGGTTCAAAAGGCCTATACAAAGACAGCAGAATATATAGCCACCTTACATCCTTCCAGTTCAGCAATTTCTCATTATGCTGTTAAACATATTGAGTGGTCCTGTCCAGATACAAGTTGAATATAGATGGTGCAGCTAATGAGTTTCTTAATGCAGGTACTGGGGGTGTCATCCGAGATGATTCAGGGAAGTTTTTTGCTGCCTTTGCAGAGTACATATACAGAAAGGGCAGCAACATTGCTGAGCTCCGCGCCATCTGAAAAGGATTGCAAATT
This DNA window, taken from Papaver somniferum cultivar HN1 chromosome 3, ASM357369v1, whole genome shotgun sequence, encodes the following:
- the LOC113355630 gene encoding protein PARTING DANCERS-like isoform X2; this translates as MANLRPSYSDYQPTNPSDAPSPGVGGVCMMQTKWRDEQHPSLIHSISSFLADNLFKLNFVPIGPNFIFNCGGLSVAFLFLTKWDCNISSSIFSRVQKLKGQFAHFYVIVTLPTQEQNDSFTRSYFKYGMELGKPTFVPVQDLEMGFEKIVRIAHSRGVCKRQGVIAKINAEREQSVLVMDQFVKVVTSIPGVNNHDANTLYAAIGSIQAISQASKSLILEKTDLSAEKADTITRFFRDPNYYLSAKLN